The Streptomyces sp. NBC_01298 genome contains the following window.
GCCGCGGTGGAAGCGCTGCCCGGCCCGCCGCCGGGCGAGGGCTGGCTGTACGTCTGGGCCTGGGAGGACGAGGCCGCGGGCCGGATCCGGGCCCGCGGTTTCCCGCGGCGCCCCGACGGGGCCATCGTCGAGGACGAGGCCACCGGCTCGGCGGCGATCCTCCTGACGGCCGAACTGAACCGCGCCCTGAACATCACCCAGGGCAGGGGCTCCCAGATCCTCACGGCCCCGGCCCCGGACGGCACCGTGGAGATCGGCGGCCGGGTCCGCTTCGCCCCGGCCGGCCCCGCCGGGGTCTGAGGCGCGGCGCGGTAGCACGGAAGGGGGGCGGGCCCGATGGGCCCGCCCCCCTTCCCCCGTCCAGCCCGCCGCGGGCGGCCCGCGCTACGCGCTCAGCGGGAACCGCTCGCCCAGCTCGCGGAAGACCGCGCCGTTGAAGTCGAAGGCGCGCTTGCACTCGTCGATGATGCGCTGCTTCTCCAGGTCGTCCGCGGCGATCGTGTCCAGCAGCTCGCGGTAGGTCCGCTTGAAGGCGGCCGGGTTGGAGATGTCCGCGAAGACGTAGAAGCGGACGCCGTCGCCCTTGCGCTCGAAGCCCCAGGTCCGCTCCGCCTTGTCGCGGATGATCTGGCCGCCGGAGAGGTCGCCCAGGTAGCGGGTGTAGTGGTGGGCCACGTACCCGCCCGGCCAGGAGGCGGCGCACTCGGTCACGCGGGCCGCGTAGGCCTCCGTGGCGGGCAGCGCGACCAGGGTCTCGCGCCATGCGGGACCCCGCAGGTGGGCCAGGTCCCGCTCGATCTCGGCGAGGCGCATCAGCTCGGGCTGTATGAACGGTCCGGCCACGGCGTCGTCCCTGAGGGCCTCCGCGGCGTCCTCCAGGGCCTTGTACACGAACCACAGCTGCTCGGTGTAGCGGGTGTAGGCGTCCACGCCCAGACGGCCGCCCAGCAGGTCGCTCATGAAGGTAGACGTCTCCGCCTCGGTGTGCTGCTCGTGCGAGGCGACACGGATGACGGTCGAGAAGGCGTCCAAGGCGGACCTCCGAGGAATCGGAAGAAAAAGGGAGGAACAAGGGGGAGACAGGTGTGGCGGCCGTGCCGCCACACCTGATCCTCCTTCTTAGGTTTACCTAAGTCAATATGTTCCCGACGCCCTGTCGGTAAAAACCTCCGCGAGGTGTTTCCCTCGGATCAGGGCAGCGTCAGGATCTCCGCCCCGGTGTCCGTGACCACCAGCGTGTGCTCGAACTGCGCGGTCCGCTTGCGGTCCTTCGTGACCACCGTCCAGCCGTCCTCCCACATGTCGTACTCGTGGGTGCCCAGGGTCAGCATCGGCTCGATGGTGAAGGTCATCCCGGGCTCGATGACGGTGGTGGCGTGCGGGCTGTCGTAGTGCGGGACGATCAGGCCGGAGTGGAAGGACGAGTTGATCCCGTGACCGGTGAAGTCCCGGACGACGCCGTAGCCGAAGCGCTTCGCGTACGACTCGATGACCCGGCCGATGATGTTGATCTGCCGGCCCGGCCGGACGGCCTTGATGGCCCGGTTCAGGGCCTCGCGGGTGCGCTCCACGAGCAGCCGCGACTCCTCGTCCACGTCACCGCACAGGTACGTGGCGTTGTTGTCGCCGTGCACCCCGCCGATGTACGCGGTCACGTCGAGGTTGACGATGTCGCCGTCCCGCAGGACGGTCGAGTCGGGGATCCCGTGACAGATCACCTCGTTGAGCGAGGAACACAGGGACTTCGGGAAACCGCGGTAGCCCAGCGTCGAGGGGTAGGCGCCGTGGTCGCACATGTACTCGTGGGCGACCCGGTCCAGCTCGTCGGTGGTCACCCCCGGCGCGATCAGCTTGGCGGCCTCTTCCATCGCCTGGGCGGCGATCCGGCCGGCGATGCGCATGGCCTCGATGGTCTCGGGCGTCTGCACCTCCGGTCCGGTGTACGGAGTGGGCGCGGGCTTGCCCACGTACTCGGGCCGGCGGATGTTTCCGGGAACGGAACGGACGGGAGTGAGCTCGCCTGGTACGAGCAGCGACTGGCCAGACATACGAGCGAGTGTATCGAGCGGGTATGGGGCAGCATGGCGACAGAAGAGAGGAGCCTGACGATGGCCCTGTTCAAGAAGCGCCAGGTGGGCAAACCCGGCGAGTGGTACTACTGCCTGGTCCACAAGAAGGTCGAGGAAGGCCCCGAGTGCCCGGCGAAGGACCGTTTCGGGCCCTACGCGACACCCGAAGAGGCGAACCACGCCATGGAGACCGCGCAGGAGCGCAATCTCGAATGGCAGAACGACCCCAAATGGAACGACAAGACGCGCGAGGGCGAAGAAGGTACGGAAGGCACGGGCACGGCCACCACGTAGCCGGGCCTACCAGCGGCTGGGCGGCGGCGCGGCCAGCTGGTCGGCCAGCCGCGCCAGCCGGTCGCGGAACCGCCGCGGCCCGCGCTGCACCGGCAGGCTGTTCTCCCCGGCCGCCGCGCTGACCAGGTGCTGCACCGTGTCCAGGTCCAGCTCGGCGGCCCCGTCCGGTACGGACAGCACCTCGTGCGCGAGCGTCCCCAGATCCGGGTCCCCGCCGTCCAGGGACAGTACGGTCGCCCCCGCGCGCCGGGCGTCGTGCACCCGCTCCAGCAGCCGGTCCCCGGGCTGCTCCGGAGCCACCACCAGCAGGGTGTGACCGCGCCGGGCCGCCTCCAGCCGGCTCAGGCCGACCGACAGGTGCGGGGCGTCACCGGGCAGCACCTGGTGGCGTACGAGGGTGGGCGCCAGCTCCGGCAGCCCCGACCAGGCGGCCTCGTCGACCAGGTGCGCCGCCAGGTGCCAGGGCTCGTACTGCTCGGTCCCGACCAGCAGCAGGTTGCCGCCGGCCGGCACGACCGACCGCCGCAGCGTCCCGGCGAACCGGCGCGCGGCACCGGGCCACTGCGTACCGGCGAGCACCTCGCGCAGCAGCGCGACTCTCACGGCGTCCATCCCCGCATCTTCGCAGGAATCGAGACGAAGGGGTGCGGAACGCCGGAGTCCGCCGGATCGTCGGTAGCGGTCGGTAGCTTGTCGGTGACGGTTGGTGGACCGGCTCGCGGAGTCGAGGGGTGGACCGGGAATGATTCGTGCGTACAAGTTTCTGATGCGGCCCACCGCACGGCAGGGCCAGGCGCTGACGCAGATGCTGGCTGATCACTGCTCGCTCTACAACGGGGCATTGCAGGAACGACGCGACGCCTATCGCCACGTTTCGAAGGTGAGCGTCAAGTACGGGATGCAGTCCGCTCAGCTCAGGGAGATCCGGGCGTTCGACCCGGAACGCCAAGGGCAGTGGTCGTTCTCGTCGCAGCAGGCCACTTTGCGTCGCCTGGACAAGGCATTCGCCGCGTTCTTCCGCCGGGTCAGGTCGGGTGACACCCCGGGCTACCCGCGCTTTCGCGGGGTGAACTGGTTCGACACGGTCGAGTTCCCGAAGGACGGGGATGGCTGTCGCTGGAACGCTGCCCCACACGATCCCGCTACCCGGGTCCGTTTCCAGGGGGTCGGGCACGTCAAGGTCAACCAGCACCGCGCCGTGGTCGGCAAGGTCAAGACCGTCTCGGTGAAGCGCGAGGGACGGAAGTGGTTCGTCATACTCACCGCCGAACAGGGGAAGCCGGAACCGCTGCCCGAGACCGGCTCCGTGGTCGGCATCGACCTGGGCATATCCAACTTCCTCGCCGACTCGGGCGGCGAGTTCGTGCCCAATCCCCGCCACGGCCGCCGCGCTGCCGCGAAGCTCAAAGCCGCGCAGCAGGGCCTGTCCAGATTCCCCCGGTGCAAGGGCGGCGAGCGCACCGCGAACCATCAGCGTGCCGTGGACAAAGTCGCGGGACTCCACGGCAAAGTGCGCCGCCAGCGGCTCGACCACGCGCACAAGACCGCGCTCGGTCTGCTCCGCGAGCATGACTTCGCCGCTCACGAAAAACTCAAGATCCGCAACATGCGCAAGGCCGCCGCACCGAAGCCCGGCCCTGGCCGGCTGGGCATTTCCTTGCCCAACGGGGCCACGGCCAAGACTGCACTGAACCGTTCGATCAGCGATGCCGGTTGGGGGGTGTTCCTGACGATCCTGCACGCCAAGGCTGAGAGCGCCGGACGGGAAGTGATCGCCGTGGACCCCCGCAATACCTCGCGTACCTGCCCCGAATGCGGGCACACCGCGAAGGAGAACCGGCCCACACAGGAGAAGTTCCGCTGCCAGGCATGCGGCCACACGGCGCACGCCGACACGGTGGGGGCGCTGAACGTTCTACGGGCCGGGCTGGTCCGTCGCAACGCCAACTCGGCTTAGCGAGAAGCCCCGCCTTGGAAGGCGGGGAGGAGTCACATCGGCATCCTGCTGCAGGGATGGGGCGGATGCAGCCGCCTCCTACCCCTTCCCGCCGGTTCTCGCCCCTTCGACTGTTGTCTACCCGGCAGTACCCTCGCCCCCATGACTTCCTCAGACAACACGCAGAAGGCCCCCGCCAAGGACCCGTGGGACCTTCCCGACGTCTCCGGCCTCGTCGTCGGCGTCCTCGGCGGCACCGGCGACCAGGGCCGGGGGCTCGCCTACCGGCTCGCCCGCGCCGGCCAGAAGGTGATCATCGGTTCGCGCGCCGCGGACCGCGCGCGGACCGCCGCCGACGAGCTCGGCCTCGGGGTGGAGGGCGCGGACAACGCCGAGTGCGCGCGCCGCAGCGACATCGTGATCATCGCGGTGCCGTGGGAGGGCCACGCCAAGACCCTGGAATCGCTGCGCGAGGACCTCGCCGGCAAGCTCGTGGTCGACTGCGTCAACCCGCTCGGCTTCGACAAGCAGGGCGCGTACGCCCTCCAGGTCGAAGAGGGCAGTGCGGCCCAGCAGGCCGCCGCCCTCCTGCCGGACTCCCGCGTCACGGCCGCCTTCCACCACCTCTCGGCGGTGCTCCTCCAGGACGAGTCGATCGACGAGATCGACACCGACGTGATGGTCCTCGGCGAGGTCCGCGCCGACACCGACATCGTGCAGGCCCTCGCCGGCCGGATCCCGGGCATGCGCGGCGTCTTCGCGGGCCGCCTGCGCAATGCCCACCAGGTCGAGTCGCTGGTGGCCAACCTGATCTCCACCAACCGCCGCTACAAGGCCCACGCGGGCCTGCGCGTCACCGACGTCTGAGCCGCCCGGCCACCCGTCCCGCCGCCCCCCACGGCCCCGGCGGCCCGGGTGGCCCCGCGCCGGCCCCTCGCTCGCAGCCGGCCACCCGCCGCGCCGCCTCAGCCGCGCCGCCCGCCGCGCCCCTCACGGGATGGCGGA
Protein-coding sequences here:
- a CDS encoding biliverdin-producing heme oxygenase — its product is MDAFSTVIRVASHEQHTEAETSTFMSDLLGGRLGVDAYTRYTEQLWFVYKALEDAAEALRDDAVAGPFIQPELMRLAEIERDLAHLRGPAWRETLVALPATEAYAARVTECAASWPGGYVAHHYTRYLGDLSGGQIIRDKAERTWGFERKGDGVRFYVFADISNPAAFKRTYRELLDTIAADDLEKQRIIDECKRAFDFNGAVFRELGERFPLSA
- the map gene encoding type I methionyl aminopeptidase, coding for MSGQSLLVPGELTPVRSVPGNIRRPEYVGKPAPTPYTGPEVQTPETIEAMRIAGRIAAQAMEEAAKLIAPGVTTDELDRVAHEYMCDHGAYPSTLGYRGFPKSLCSSLNEVICHGIPDSTVLRDGDIVNLDVTAYIGGVHGDNNATYLCGDVDEESRLLVERTREALNRAIKAVRPGRQINIIGRVIESYAKRFGYGVVRDFTGHGINSSFHSGLIVPHYDSPHATTVIEPGMTFTIEPMLTLGTHEYDMWEDGWTVVTKDRKRTAQFEHTLVVTDTGAEILTLP
- a CDS encoding RNA-guided endonuclease InsQ/TnpB family protein, which encodes MIRAYKFLMRPTARQGQALTQMLADHCSLYNGALQERRDAYRHVSKVSVKYGMQSAQLREIRAFDPERQGQWSFSSQQATLRRLDKAFAAFFRRVRSGDTPGYPRFRGVNWFDTVEFPKDGDGCRWNAAPHDPATRVRFQGVGHVKVNQHRAVVGKVKTVSVKREGRKWFVILTAEQGKPEPLPETGSVVGIDLGISNFLADSGGEFVPNPRHGRRAAAKLKAAQQGLSRFPRCKGGERTANHQRAVDKVAGLHGKVRRQRLDHAHKTALGLLREHDFAAHEKLKIRNMRKAAAPKPGPGRLGISLPNGATAKTALNRSISDAGWGVFLTILHAKAESAGREVIAVDPRNTSRTCPECGHTAKENRPTQEKFRCQACGHTAHADTVGALNVLRAGLVRRNANSA
- the npdG gene encoding NADPH-dependent F420 reductase, whose protein sequence is MTSSDNTQKAPAKDPWDLPDVSGLVVGVLGGTGDQGRGLAYRLARAGQKVIIGSRAADRARTAADELGLGVEGADNAECARRSDIVIIAVPWEGHAKTLESLREDLAGKLVVDCVNPLGFDKQGAYALQVEEGSAAQQAAALLPDSRVTAAFHHLSAVLLQDESIDEIDTDVMVLGEVRADTDIVQALAGRIPGMRGVFAGRLRNAHQVESLVANLISTNRRYKAHAGLRVTDV